The DNA region GTTTCCTGCCCTTGGTTTTAGGGTTTATTGCCTTTGTCCATTCTTACGTGGATAATTTCTACCAAAGTTGAACTGTCCGTCTGCTGCAACTAATTATTTCGACAAACTCAGCATGTTTCTTAACGCCTTGTATCATGCGTATGACCGTACGGTTTATTTCCATAGGTGCTGAATCGGGAAGTTATACAAAATCTATGCGTTTCAGGCGACAAAGACGCATTGGTATTTATGTATTTAGTCGCCATGGCAATTAATTTCCGCTATAATTAATTTTCATATTTTTGGCCTATGCGCCTTCGACTCCATTTGCAGAAGTTGTTGATTTTGCTCCTCTTTGTGCGGTTACATCCGGCCAATCTTTCCGCTCAGGAAGTATGCCTGAGTGATGATGAAAACCGGCTTGCCACATTGATCAATCAGTTGAGGCAACAGCACCGGCTGCCTGAGATTGCCCTGTCGGCAAGCCTTACTTTTGTGGCCAAAACCCACGTCAACGATCTTCAGCTGAACCGGCCCGATACAAGCATCTGTTCAACAGCGAGTTGGTCGAATAAGGGCCAATGGACGCCCTGTTGCTTCACCGCCCTGGCTCCCCGGTTCGAATGCATGTGGAACAAACCCAGGGAACTGACAAACTATACATTCCGGGGTTATGAGATCAGCCACTTTGAAGAGGGAATAATTCATGTGGACAGTCTGTTTTCGATCTGGATGCGCACCCCGGCCGTGGTGGATATGTTGTTGGGGCGCAATGCCCACAGCGACAAACGCTGGGCAGTGATGGGGATAGCCATCGGAGAAAATTACGCCTCCCTCTGGCTGGGACAGCGACCCGATGCGGCAGGAAAGCCGGCCCTGTGCAGGAACATAAATCCGGCAAATGAACCATCGGCTGATAAACAGATGGATGTAAACACAAAACCAGGTAAATACCACCTCATTTTTGCCAGTTTTTCCAACCGTGCCGATGCCAACGAAGCTGTCAGGCGTTTTCGCAACAGCGGTTTCCCCAATGCTGCCGTCATCGCAAAGGACGGGCGGTTTCGGGTGTCGATCAATACATACAAATTTCTGAAAGAAGCCATGGAAGCCCGGGAAAAACTGTTGGCCGAATATCCGGACATCTGGGTAATGAAAGAATAGCCGGCAAACCTTTGGCGCTCCGACTTGTTTATCAGAAAAAACCTATGATCAACATCTTCTGGTTTCGCCGCGATCTCCGGCTCGACGATAATCATGGACTTTACAGGGCTTTGAGCTCCGGACTACCCGTTCAGTTGCTGTTCATTTTCGACAAAGCCATACTCCAAAAGCTTGAAAGCAAACAAGATGCAAGGGTCACTTTTATTCACGATCAACTCGCAAGGCTCAATCAGGAACTCAAACCATTCGATACCAGCATCTTAGTGGAGTATGGAAGACCTGTAGAAGTGTTTGATAAAATTCTTGATCAAAAACAGGTTCACACGGTATTCACAAACGAAGACTATGAACCCTATGCCATCGAAAGGGACATGGCAATTGCTATGTTGCTGAATTCAAGAGGAGTAGCGTTCCAAAGATTCAAGGATCAGGTGATTTTCGCACCCGGGGAGGTGCTCAAGGACGATGGCCGGCCCTATACTGTGTTTACGCCGTTTTCAAAAAAATGGAAGATGCTGCTCAGGCCAGAGCATTACGCTGAGTTTCCGTCAAGGGAACTCCTAACCAAATGTTTCAAAAACAACCAATCCCTGCCCGGACTACAAGACTTTGATTTTCAGCGCTCAGCCATCAAGATCCCAGAAGCCCGGCTGGAGGCAGACCTAATACAAAACTACGCACAAACGCGGAATTTTCCTGGGATTGCAGGCACAAGCATGGCTGGCGTGCACCTCCGGTTTGGAACTATAAGCGTCAGAAAAGCCGTGCGGCTTACTGTCGGGCACAGTGAAACCTGGCTTAACGAGCTCATCTGGCGCGAATTTTTCATGCACATCCTGTACCATTTTCCGCACAGCGCCACCGAAAATTTCAATCCACGCTATAACCGGCTGCAATGGCGCAACGACGAAGAAGCCTTCCGGCGCTGGTGCGAAGGCAGGACAGGTTTTGCCATGGTAGATGCCGGCATGAGGGAACTCAATGCCACGGGATATATGCACAACCGCGTCCGGATGGTAACGGCAAGTTTTCTCACCAAGCACCTGCTAACCGACTGGCGTTGGGGCGAAGCCTATTTTGCTTCGAAACTGCTCGACTTCGAACTGGCTTCGAATGTCGGCAACTGGCAATGGGCAGCCGGAACTGGTTGTGATGCAGCGCCTTACTTCAGGGTATTTAATCCCGCAGAACAAGTGAAAAAATTCGACCCCGACCTGAAGTACATCCGTAAATGGGTGCCTGAATACAGCGAAATCACTTACCGGCCCATGCTCGACCATGCGCAGGCCCGACTGCGTGCCATCGAAACTTACAAATCCGCATTGAGCTAAAAACCGTGCTCGTTGACAGCGTCAGCGTAAACTGATTTTTTGGACTTTGCACTATGGGCCATATCTTTGTGCAAAATCCGTTAATCCATGGCAAATTATACTCTTGCTGAAGTCAACAACGAAAGCCTTGAAAATGCATGGCTTGCTTTGCCTGCGCGCATGTATCGCAATGATAAAAACTACGTCAGGCCACTTGATCAGGATGTGAAGAAACTTTTCGACCCTTCAGCCAACAAAAAGTTGCGCAAGGGGGAAGCTGTCCGCTGGCTTCTGGCTGATGGACATGGCAATTACGTGGGCAGGATAGCTGCCTTCATCGACCCCCATACGGCTAAAAACAATGAACAACCCACGGGTGGTTGTGGATTTTTTGATTGCCCGAACGACTTCGAAGCTGCAAGAATCCTCTTTGATGCCGCCAAAACCTGGCTCGAACAAAGAGGAATGGAAGCCATGGACGGCCCGATAAATTTCGGCGACCGCGACAATTTCTGGGGGGTGCTGGTGGATGGTTTTACTGAGCCGGTGTTCAACATGCCCTATAACTACCCGTATTACAAGGACTTATTCGAGAAATACGGTTTCCAGAACTACTTCAATCAGTACACCTATCGCAGAATGATTTATGATGGCGGCCTGAGCGAGAAGGTTTTTGAAAAGGCTGCCAGAATCCAGAAAAATCCGGATTACCACTTCGAAATGGTAAGCTGGAAAAAAATGGAGAAATACGCTGAGGATTTCATGACCATCTATAACAAGGCCTGGGGGGTAATTCCTGGTGTGAAGATGATTACCCGGGAGCATGCCATGGCCCTGCTGAAGCAGATGAAACCCATTCTCGACCCCAGGCTTGCACACTTTGGTTATTATAAAGGTGAGCCCATCGCCTTTTTCATCATGATGCAGGACCTTAATCAGGTGATTTACGATTTCAACGGTAAGATCAACTGGATCAATAAGTTAAAGTTGCTTTACCGACTAAAGGTTAGCAAAAGCTGCACCCGAATTATCGGAAGAATCTTTGGCATTGTTCCTGAACATCAGGGTAAAGGGGTGGATGGAGCCATAGTATTGCATTTCAGGGAGATAGCAATTCAGAAGAACTTTAAGTACAAAGAATTGCAGTTGAACTGGATTGGTGATTTCAATCCGCCAATGATGAAAATAGCCGAAGGAATCGGAGGGCAGATATACAAAACCCACGTTACCTACCGCTACCTGTTCGATCGCAACAAACCTTTCAAAAGGGCTGAGCGTCAGGAGTCGGCAAGAACAAAAGGACTTAAGGAGTGAGCACTAAAAACGGCTCACACTCCACGTAAATCACTCATCAGCAAACATTTGCAGGCCTGAGCTAAACACATAACGGGCTCTGGCGTTGGCCACATCAGCCGGTGATGCGGTCATCAGATCGGTGTTGAGCACCACAAAATCAGCCAGTTTTCCAGGTTCGATGCTCCCTTTGATTTGCTCTTCGAATCCTCCACGCGCAGCCCAGATAGTCATGGAACGTAATGCCTCCTCCCGGCTGAGCGCCTGCTCCGGCAGGAAACCATCGTCGGGCCAGCCATTCAAATCTTTTCTGAACACAGCTGCATAAAATGTGTATATGGGGTTGACGTGCTCGATCGGAAAATCGGTGCCATTGATGAGCCAGCCATTCTGCCCAAGAAGTCTTTTCGAAGCGTATGCATTCTTAATCCTCTCATCCCCAATACGTTCCACAGCCCAATACATATCAGAGGTGGCGTGTGTACTTTGTATGCTCGGGATGATATTGAATTGCGAGAAACGATCAAAATCATCGGGATGCACAATCTGGGCATGTTCTACCCGCCAGCGCCTGTCGTTGGCGGTTTTGAGATAACTGCCATAAAGGTCGAGCACGTAGCGGACTGCCGCATCTCCAATGGCATGGGTATTAACCTGAAATCCAGCATCGTATGCCCTTTTCAGCACCTTATTAAAAAATTCATCTTCATGCATCTTCAGTCCGGTGGTGCCCGGGCTGTCGGAATAAGGCTCAAGCAACCAGGCGCCGCGCGATCCCAGGGCTCCGTCGGCAAACAGCTTCACTGCGGTGATGCTGAGCATCTCGCCCACCTGCGGACCAGCCGGAAGATAGCGATCGAGTGTAGCTTCGTCGGGGTTGAGCATCGCATTGATGCGCATTTTAAGTTTTCCTTCTTCCTGCATCTGCCGGATGAGTTCGATGGTTTCGGCAGACAATCCGGCATCGTGCACACTGGTCAGTCCCAGCGCAAAACACTTTTCCTGTGCTTCGAGCAGGGCCTGCATTTTTTCTTCAGTTGTGAGCGGAGGTATCATTGACCTGACGCGTTCGTAGGCCTTGTCGATCAAAACCCCTGTTGGTTTACCTCTGGAATCAAGCAAAATTTCTCCTCCTTCAATCCGGCTTCGGCTGTCGATGCCTGCCTCAGCTAAAGCGGCTTGGCTTACCAGACCTGCATGGCCATCAATTCGGATAAGCAGGATTTTCTTCCCGGGGAAGTGAGCCTCAAGCAATTCGTTATCAGGAAACATCTTTCCCGGAAACAGGTTCTGATCCCATCCCCTGCCCAGCAACCATTCCGACTGGTGCTTTCCGGAATGTGCTTTCAGGCGTTCCACCACCTCTTCCATCGAACGGCTTCCGGCCAGATCGGCATAACGTACCAGGTTTTCGCCATAACCGTAAAAATGGCAATGCCCGTCGATGAAACCCGGATAAACCGGCAAACCGGAAACATCCAGGATGTGATCGGATTCAAAGCGGCTAAGGATGTCTTCGTTGGATCCAACCGCGGCAAACTTTCCGTTTACGACCGCAAAAGCCTCTGCCGTCCGGAATGATTCGTCAACTGTATAAACTTTTCCGTTCACCAGTATCAGATCGGCATGTTGCTTTTTGTTCTGACATGACATTAGAACGATAGTGGTCAAAGTCATGGCCGCCAGGAGTTTAGAGATTTTGTATTCCATATATCAAAGCTTCGAAGTTTTCAAAATTATGGGTTTTGCCTTTAAAGGTAATCTGGACAATACCTGCCTGCTGCCTGACCACAAGGTCGGCCTGCGGAAGAGCTGAGGGAATAAAGCCTTTTCGTTGTAAAGCACTACTAACTAATGTTTTATCAACTGTGTCATTCTCAAAAAAATAGGTGCCTCTGATGGCATCATGCACCACAAAATGTCCGGAGAGGGTATCGAAGCGGAGGCGCTGGTTACCAAAAGCACTGGCAAAGGCATTCTGTCTCAGCAGGATTTCGGGTGCCCCCTGCCCTACCTGCACTCCGTTGCCCAACAGCCAGACATGGTCGGCTGTCCGGATAATCAAATCGAGATCGTGCGAAGAGAAAAGCACAGTCTTTTGCTGTTCTGTTGTAAGCCGTTTGAGCAGGTGCATCAGCTCAATTTTGCTGGGGAAATCGAGAAAGGCTGCAGGTTCGTCGAGTACGATGATGGGGGTATCCTGAGCTAATGCCTTGGCAATCATTACCTTCTGTCGCTCACCATCGCTGATGCTGTTCAGAAAATTGTCCTTCAGATGGCTGATGGAGGTATATTCCAGACTTTTCTCAATCGCCAGATGATCGGCTTGGCTCAATCTTCCCCAGAACCCGGTGTAGGGTGCACGACCCGAAGCAACCGTCTCATAAACAGTAAGATACTGTTCTTCAGGCCGGTCGGTTAACACAAGGCTGATCAGTTGCGAGAGTGCTGATGGCTTAAGTTGCGTTATTTCTTTTCCAAACAACAAGATGTTGCCTGCCAAAGGTTTGAGCAATCCGGAAATGGTTTTCAGCAAGGTACTTTTGCCGGCGCCATTGAGTCCGGCAATGGCAGTAAGCTGTCCCTTTTCAAAAGCAGTATCAATGCCATGAAGCACCAGTTTGTGTTGCTTAGCGGCCTGGTAGCCCACGCTGAGGTTGCGGCATTCGATCGCTTTTGAGGAGAGCTGCATACTCAATAAGGCATTGATTGATATCGCTTTACAAGTACATAAACTACGATCGGTGCACCTATGAGTGCAGTGATGGAGTTGATGGGCAAACTGCCGTCGAAGCCCGGGAGGCGGGCGATGAGATTGCAAATCAAAGCAAGAATGGCTCCGATGAGCATACTCGAGGGAATCAGGACACCGTGGTTACTGGTTTTAAACAAGTTACGCGCAATGTGCGGCACAGCCAGTCCGAGAAAAGCAATGGGTCCCGTGTAGGCAGTGGTTACCGCCGTGAGGTACCCGGCAAGCAACAGGATCAAAGTACGGAACGGACGAATGCGCAATCCGAGATTGGAAGCATACGACTCGCCCAAGAGAAAGATATTGAGAGGCTTAATCAGAAAAACCGAAGCAAGCAGCCCGAATAGCACAACGGAAGAAAAAGATGCCAGTGAAGCGCGGTTAACGTTTGAAAAACTCCCCATTCCCCATACCACAAAAGCCTGCAGATCTTCCTTGTTGCTGAAATACTTAATAATTCCGGTGAACGCACCTGCCAGGTAGGCAATCATGATACCGGCAATAAGCAGGCTGGTCATTGAGCTTAATACCCTGCTTATCAATGTGATAGCAAAAAGAACGGCCAGAGCTCCCAGAAAGGACGCCCCTATGATCCCTACATGACCAAAAGCGCTGAAGCGGTAGGCCTGATCGGTAAGGCTTGCTGTGCCAAAGAGCAGGAGAGCCACACCAAGGCTTGCGCCAGAACTGATGCCCAAAATAGATGGATCGGCCAGTGGGTTGCGAAAAAGCGTTTGCAACAACAAACCTGCCACGGCCAGTGCAGCACCTGTGAGCATGGCAGTGAGCAACTGTGGTATCCGGAAATGAAAAATTATAGTGTCGAAAGCCTGATCTGCCTGCGGATGACCCTGCAGTACCAGGAACAGCTGCTCCAATGAGATATGGACCGAACCGTAAATCAGATTAAGCCACACAAACACCGGCAGGAGCAACAAAAGCAGAACAAAGACTATGGTCGTCCTGGATGGAATCATTTCAGCAGGTAATGATAGCGTGGCTTGTGATCCGGTAAAATTTCGGGGTGAAAGATAGCGATAAAATCAGCGAGTATCAGCTGAGGTTCCAGCGGGCCAAGCTCAAAATATCTGCTTTCCATTGTGTTGCAAAAAATTACGCGCCTGTTGCGAAAAGCTGCGAATTGTTCGAATACTTTGTTCTCGCTTAACAAACCTTCGTAACCTCCGATGTCGCCTGCATGCGCAATGCGCCAGAAATCAGCGTCCACTGCCCGTGCAAAGATGGCCTCGGGGTCGAGGGGAATGCTGCCGGTTGCATCGAGATGACTGAACACATAGTCTCCCCCGGCATCCCTGATGATTGAAGCCATATAACTCCTGCCTCCCGGCACATACCACTGTCCTGCAAAAGGCTTGTCGGCGAAGATGGTGGGTCGGGATGTGGTTTCGGATGCCAGATGTGAGAGTCTCTCATATTCAGCTTTTATCTGACCAAAGATGCTGTCTGCCAGGGTTTTATAGCCGGTAAGGAAACCCAGCAATCGAATCCATTCGGCCCGGCCAAGCGGGTGAGGCTCCAGAAAATCAGTCCACGGCAAAGGCGTGAGCGGAAGCGCCTTGATAGGCTCAGGCAAACCTGAAGCGTCCGGGGAGTAGAGCATCAGTGCACCGGGGTATTTGCTCAACAGCTCGTAACGGAACAGCCCGTCGCGGGCTACCTCGGCCACCTCTCCCCTTTTGAGCATTTCAAGTATGCGCGGGTCGCGTACGTAGGGCGCCTCTGAGATGCCCGCGATAAGGTGTCCTGCATCGAGCTGAAGCAACATGCCCCACTGGGTAGCCGATAATGCTATTATCTGATTTACAGGAAGATGTATTGCAGGTGTGGATGATGCAACCTCTTTCGTTTCCGAAATATCCTGAAAAATGAATCTTGCCAGCAGATGTTGTCCTGCTGATGGGTCAAAAATTTCCAGAAAGTAAGCCTGGCCATCGTCAATGATGCGAAATCCTCTGGCATAGTCAGGATCGAGTACAATGCTATGGCTTTCAGTCTTTTCCGGGACTTTTTGGTTATGATTGACACAGGAAAAATTGAACAAAGCCAGTAAGCAAAACAAATGCAATCGAAAAAGACTGTGTTTCGTCATGGTTGGGCTGGCAGGCAAAAATGATGGTTAATCTTCTGGCATCAGGTCTTCCCGTTCAAGCAGGAGAATAGAATTGTGGGGTACGATGAAATAGCGCTCGTTGTGATAAAATACCTCTATGGCGCCTTTTTGCAGGAAGATAGCCAGATCGCCCACCTTGGCCTGAAGCGGTAAATAGCGGATATCTTCCCTGCTGTTTTTCTTCCAGGGTTCGTAATCTTCATCCTGCAGGTTTGGAATAGGATAACCAGGCCCCACCTTGACCACATATCCGCTCTGAATGGCTTCTTTCTCGGTGTATCC from Bacteroidota bacterium includes:
- a CDS encoding deoxyribodipyrimidine photo-lyase — encoded protein: MINIFWFRRDLRLDDNHGLYRALSSGLPVQLLFIFDKAILQKLESKQDARVTFIHDQLARLNQELKPFDTSILVEYGRPVEVFDKILDQKQVHTVFTNEDYEPYAIERDMAIAMLLNSRGVAFQRFKDQVIFAPGEVLKDDGRPYTVFTPFSKKWKMLLRPEHYAEFPSRELLTKCFKNNQSLPGLQDFDFQRSAIKIPEARLEADLIQNYAQTRNFPGIAGTSMAGVHLRFGTISVRKAVRLTVGHSETWLNELIWREFFMHILYHFPHSATENFNPRYNRLQWRNDEEAFRRWCEGRTGFAMVDAGMRELNATGYMHNRVRMVTASFLTKHLLTDWRWGEAYFASKLLDFELASNVGNWQWAAGTGCDAAPYFRVFNPAEQVKKFDPDLKYIRKWVPEYSEITYRPMLDHAQARLRAIETYKSALS
- a CDS encoding ABC transporter substrate-binding protein; this encodes MTKHSLFRLHLFCLLALFNFSCVNHNQKVPEKTESHSIVLDPDYARGFRIIDDGQAYFLEIFDPSAGQHLLARFIFQDISETKEVASSTPAIHLPVNQIIALSATQWGMLLQLDAGHLIAGISEAPYVRDPRILEMLKRGEVAEVARDGLFRYELLSKYPGALMLYSPDASGLPEPIKALPLTPLPWTDFLEPHPLGRAEWIRLLGFLTGYKTLADSIFGQIKAEYERLSHLASETTSRPTIFADKPFAGQWYVPGGRSYMASIIRDAGGDYVFSHLDATGSIPLDPEAIFARAVDADFWRIAHAGDIGGYEGLLSENKVFEQFAAFRNRRVIFCNTMESRYFELGPLEPQLILADFIAIFHPEILPDHKPRYHYLLK
- a CDS encoding SPOR domain-containing protein; amino-acid sequence: MRLRLHLQKLLILLLFVRLHPANLSAQEVCLSDDENRLATLINQLRQQHRLPEIALSASLTFVAKTHVNDLQLNRPDTSICSTASWSNKGQWTPCCFTALAPRFECMWNKPRELTNYTFRGYEISHFEEGIIHVDSLFSIWMRTPAVVDMLLGRNAHSDKRWAVMGIAIGENYASLWLGQRPDAAGKPALCRNINPANEPSADKQMDVNTKPGKYHLIFASFSNRADANEAVRRFRNSGFPNAAVIAKDGRFRVSINTYKFLKEAMEAREKLLAEYPDIWVMKE
- a CDS encoding ABC transporter ATP-binding protein, producing the protein MQLSSKAIECRNLSVGYQAAKQHKLVLHGIDTAFEKGQLTAIAGLNGAGKSTLLKTISGLLKPLAGNILLFGKEITQLKPSALSQLISLVLTDRPEEQYLTVYETVASGRAPYTGFWGRLSQADHLAIEKSLEYTSISHLKDNFLNSISDGERQKVMIAKALAQDTPIIVLDEPAAFLDFPSKIELMHLLKRLTTEQQKTVLFSSHDLDLIIRTADHVWLLGNGVQVGQGAPEILLRQNAFASAFGNQRLRFDTLSGHFVVHDAIRGTYFFENDTVDKTLVSSALQRKGFIPSALPQADLVVRQQAGIVQITFKGKTHNFENFEALIYGIQNL
- a CDS encoding amidohydrolase codes for the protein MEYKISKLLAAMTLTTIVLMSCQNKKQHADLILVNGKVYTVDESFRTAEAFAVVNGKFAAVGSNEDILSRFESDHILDVSGLPVYPGFIDGHCHFYGYGENLVRYADLAGSRSMEEVVERLKAHSGKHQSEWLLGRGWDQNLFPGKMFPDNELLEAHFPGKKILLIRIDGHAGLVSQAALAEAGIDSRSRIEGGEILLDSRGKPTGVLIDKAYERVRSMIPPLTTEEKMQALLEAQEKCFALGLTSVHDAGLSAETIELIRQMQEEGKLKMRINAMLNPDEATLDRYLPAGPQVGEMLSITAVKLFADGALGSRGAWLLEPYSDSPGTTGLKMHEDEFFNKVLKRAYDAGFQVNTHAIGDAAVRYVLDLYGSYLKTANDRRWRVEHAQIVHPDDFDRFSQFNIIPSIQSTHATSDMYWAVERIGDERIKNAYASKRLLGQNGWLINGTDFPIEHVNPIYTFYAAVFRKDLNGWPDDGFLPEQALSREEALRSMTIWAARGGFEEQIKGSIEPGKLADFVVLNTDLMTASPADVANARARYVFSSGLQMFADE
- a CDS encoding iron ABC transporter permease, whose protein sequence is MIPSRTTIVFVLLLLLLPVFVWLNLIYGSVHISLEQLFLVLQGHPQADQAFDTIIFHFRIPQLLTAMLTGAALAVAGLLLQTLFRNPLADPSILGISSGASLGVALLLFGTASLTDQAYRFSAFGHVGIIGASFLGALAVLFAITLISRVLSSMTSLLIAGIMIAYLAGAFTGIIKYFSNKEDLQAFVVWGMGSFSNVNRASLASFSSVVLFGLLASVFLIKPLNIFLLGESYASNLGLRIRPFRTLILLLAGYLTAVTTAYTGPIAFLGLAVPHIARNLFKTSNHGVLIPSSMLIGAILALICNLIARLPGFDGSLPINSITALIGAPIVVYVLVKRYQSMPY
- a CDS encoding co-chaperone GroES; the protein is MQSETEFDKLIVVGDRVLIKPKSSPEKTRGGLFLPPGYTEKEAIQSGYVVKVGPGYPIPNLQDEDYEPWKKNSREDIRYLPLQAKVGDLAIFLQKGAIEVFYHNERYFIVPHNSILLLEREDLMPED